From Vitis vinifera cultivar Pinot Noir 40024 chromosome 3, ASM3070453v1, the proteins below share one genomic window:
- the LOC100262128 gene encoding UDP-glycosyltransferase 71A16, translating to MMKKMELIFVPVPAIGHLVSTVEFAKLLVGRDDRFSVTLLIMKLPMEHSAVTNYIHSVSASLSGSIRFVHLPEPDSDSSNSNPSSSSPSVFFHNIIAKQKPLVRDAVHQLTRSESGQLAGIVFDMICPSIVDVANELGVPSYVFFTSSAACLALLIVQSRGQAGPEWWATVAALLNIDDNSSPATLLLMLLSSISGRNLGDPNKQACFFDLADNSKMQDSNSTLALLFHLQTLKDHQGVDVTEFADSDAELVVPGFVNSVPARVLPATAVDKEGGGSMDFLNRVRRFREAKGILVNTFVELESHVINSFVDGTTPPIYTVGPLLNLHNANHQKQDSDLDVIQWLDDQPTSSVVFLCFGSVGAFHMDQIKEIAIGLENSGHRFLWTLRRPPPKGKIAMPTDYVNFEEVLPEGFLDRTSKIGKIIGWAPQTAILAHSAIGGFVSHCGWNSTLESIWYGVPVATWPMYAEQQLNAFQIVKELEIGVEIRLDYKKDTSDIVNAQEIESRIRSLMEDSNDIKTNRAKMKEKCVTALTEGGSLDSSLQRLIGDMITNIS from the exons ATGATGAAGAAAATGGAGCTTATTTTTGTCCCTGTCCCAGCCATAGGACACCTTGTATCAACTGTGGAGTTTGCTAAGCTTCTTGTTGGTAGAGATGACCGCTTTTCAGTCACTCTGCTCATCATGAAGCTACCCATGGAGCACTCGGCGGTAACTAACTATATCCATTCAGTTTCTGCTTCCTTATCCGGGTCCATTCGATTTGTTCACCTTCCTGAACCCGACTCAGATTCATCCAATTCTAACCCATCATCGTCATCCCCTAGTGTCTTCTTCCATAATATCATTGCAAAGCAGAAGCCTCTTGTGAGGGATGCAGTCCACCAGCTCACTCGGTCTGAGTCGGGTCAACTCGCTGGGATTGTGTTTGATATGATTTGCCCTTCCATTGTAGATGTAGCTAATGAATTGGGTGTTCCTTCCTATGTGTTCTTCACGTCCAGTGCGGCCTGCCTTGCTCTCCTCATAGTTCAAAGTCGCG GCCAAGCTGGGCCTGAATGGTGGGCGACGGTGGCGGCATTGCTGAACATCGATGATAACAGCAGTCCGGCGACTCTGCTCTTGATGTTGCTCAGTTCCATCTCCGGCAGGAACTTGGGCGATCCGAACAAGCAGGCGTGCTTCTTCGACCTCGCCGACAACTCCAAGATGCAGGATTCTAActct ACCCTGGCTCTCCTGTTTCATCTTCAAACCCTCAAGGACCACCAGGGCGTGGATGTTACTGAGTTTGCTGACTCGGATGCTGAGTTGGTGGTCCCGGGTTTTGTCAACTCGGTTCCTGCTCGAGTCTTGCCTGCTACGGCGGTGGACAAGGAGGGTGGCGGATCCATGGATTTCCTCAACCGGGTAAGGAGGTTTAGAGAGGccaagggtattttggtaaatacGTTTGTGGAGCTAGAATCTCATGTGATTAACTCCTTTGTCGATGGTACAACTCCTCCCATTTACACAGTGGGGCCGTTATTGAACTTACATAATGCCAATCACCAGAAACAAGATAGTGACTTGGATGTCATCCAATGGCTTGATGATCAACCCACATCATCTGTGGTGTTTTTATGTTTTGGCAGCGTTGGAGCATTCCACATGGATCAAATCAAAGAAATTGCAATTGGGCTTGAGAATAGTGGGCATCGTTTCTTGTGGACGCTCCGACGACCTCCACCAAAAGGTAAGATCGCAATGCCTACTGATTATGTGAATTTCGAGGAAGTACTACCTGAAGGGTTCTTAGATCGTACATCTAAAATTGGAAAGATAATTGGATGGGCACCACAAACGGCTATTTTAGCTCACTCTGCAATAGGAGGGTTTGTATCTCATTGTGGGTGGAATTCTACATTAGAGAGCATATGGTATGGCGTCCCGGTAGCTACATGGCCTATGTATGCAGAACAACAATTGAATGCGTTTCAAATAGTAAAAGAGTTAGAAATAGGGGTAGAGATCAGATTAGATTATAAAAAGGATACTAGTGATATTGTAAATGCTCAAGAAATTGAGAGTAGAATAAGAAGTTTGATGGAGGATAGCAATGACATAAAAACAAATAGGGCAAAGATGAAAGAAAAGTGCGTGACAGCCCTAACGGAAGGTGGATCTTTAGATTCTAGCTTACAACGTCTAATTGGAGACATGATAACTAATATCTCATGA